The Tachypleus tridentatus isolate NWPU-2018 chromosome 5, ASM421037v1, whole genome shotgun sequence genome includes a window with the following:
- the LOC143250469 gene encoding uncharacterized protein LOC143250469 — protein sequence MEDDNQIMGMPLIMERNIDDNYVNSVSQAVRDEDKGIETEENETTELNRSRPVRKVSSKNLKDKSRCASSSASMVPGESSTMVSESVSVTETPVTFCSEIAITKTLLLQDLHESRMCNQLLVPEASEDIRKQGGFLSSGKVAHMYGHSMLGEDGI from the exons ATGGAGGATGATAATCAGATTATGGGAATGCCACTGATAATGGAAAGGAATATTGATGATAATTATGTTAATTCTGTCAGTCAGGCAGTCAGAGATGAAGACAAGGGtatagaaactgaagaaaatgagACCACTGAATTAAACCGGTCACGTCCAGTGAGAAAAGTATCGTCCAAAAACCTGAAGGATAAGTCACGTTGTGCTTCAAGCTCTGCATCAATGGTACCTGGAGAGTCTTCAACCATGGTTTCTGAATCTGTGTCAGTAACAGAAACTCCTGTTACTTTCTGCTCAGAAATAGCAATTACAAAG ACTCTTCTTCTTCAAGACTTGCATGAATCTCGTATGTGTAACCAGTTGCTGGTACCGGAAGCTAGTGAAGACATACGGAAACAAGGAGGTTTCTTATCCTCAGGAAAAGTAGCCCATATGTATGGGCACAGTATGTTAGGAGAAGATGGTATATAG